The Actinomadura graeca nucleotide sequence ACGCAGATCACCGGGGACTTCGGTCCCAAGGAGGCCAAGGACCTCGCCGCGCTGGTGGAGGGCGGCTCCCTGCCGGTGCCGGTGAAGCTCATCGAGCAGCGGGTGGTGGGGCCGACGCTCGGCGAGGCCGCGATCGAGGCGAGCGCGCGTGCCGCCGTCATCGGCGTGCTGCTGACCGGCCTGTTCATCGTCGCCGTGTACCGGCTGGCGGGGCTCCTGGCCACCGTGGCGCTCGCCGGGTACGCCCTCATCTCCTACGGCGCGCTCGTCGCGGTCGGCGCGACGCTGACCCTGCCCGGCCTCGCCGGGTTCGTGCTGGCGGTCGGGATGGCGATCGACGCGAACGTGCTGGCCTTCGAGCGCGCCAGGGAGGAGCGCGCCGCGGCGCCGGGACGGGGCCCGAGGGCGGCGCTGGCCGCCGGGTTCACGAAGGCGTGGTCGGCCGTCGCGGACTCCGCCGTCACGACGCTGCTGGCGGGCGGGCTGCTGTTCTTCCTGGCGTCCGGCCCGGTCAGGGGCTTCGGCGTCACTCTGACGATCGGCGTCCTCGGCTCGCTCGTCTCGGCGATGCTGATCAGCCGTGTCCTCACCGACACCGCCCTCGCGCGCCTGCCCCGGCTGGGCCGGTCGAGGGCGGGCGGGCTCGGGACGCCCGGCCGGATCCGACGGTGGCTGGAGGAACACGAACCCGACCTGATGAGGCGGCGCCGGCTGTGGCTCGGCGTCTCGGCCCTCGCGGTCGTCCTCGCGGTGGCGGGCATCGCCTCCCGCGGCCTCGACTACGGCGTGGAGTTCACCGGCGGGCGGCTCGTCGAGTACTCCACGGCCCGCCCCGTGGACATCGACACCGCCCGCTCCGCCGTCGCCGGTGCCGGGTTCCCGCGTGCCGTCGTCCAGGCGTCGGGGGAGAACGGCATCTCCGTCCGGACGTCCGCCATCGGCGACGCCGAGGCGAGGCGCGTCCAGGACGCGCTCGCGGCGAAGGGCGGCGGCGCGGTGAAGCAGCGCGACGAGCTGATCGGCCCGAGCCTCGGCGGTGAGCTGCGCACCAAGGCGATGGTCGCGCTCGGCGTGGCCCTCGCCGTGCAGCTCGCCTACCTCACGATCAGGTTCCGCTGGACGTTCGGCGCCGGCGCCGTCCTCGCCATGCTCCACGACGTCCTCGTGGTCACCGGGGTCTTCGCGTGGCTGGACAAGCCGATCGACGGGGTGTTCCTCGCGGCGCTGCTCACCGTCATCGGTTACTCGGTGAACGACTCGGTCGTGGTCTTCGACCGGATCCGGGAATTGCGGCGCGCGCGGCCCCGGACGCCGTTCGCGCGCGTCGCAAACTTGGGCGCGTTGCAGACCGTCCCCCGTACCGTCAACACCGGGATGGGCGCCGTGTTCATCCTCGCGGCGCTGGCGGTGCTCGGCGGTGACTCCCTCACCGACTTCGCCATCGCCCTCCTGGTCGGCATCGGCGTCGGGACGTACTCCAGCGTCTTCACCGCGACACCGCTGGCGATCGTCTTCGAGCGGTTCTCCCCGGCCCCGCCGCCTGACGCGCCACCGGTCCCGGAACCGACGCGGCGACGCGCAGGCCGCGCGCCGGGAGACTCCGGCGCCGTCGTCTGACGGCCCCCGCTGACACCGGTCCCGGCAAGAGGGGCCCGGCAAGAGGGGCCCGGTGTCAGCGGGGCAGGATCGACCGTCTCATCGGAGCCCTCACGCTCTCGGCGAGGCAGGCGATCTTCCGGTGGCCGTCGTCCCAGTCGTCCTTGAGCGGATAGACGAAGGAGTAGTCCTCCGGGCCCCTCCGCCCCTTGAAGATCGTCTTCCTGCTCTTTGCGCATGCGATGCCGGCCTTCCTTTCGACCGCCTTGCGCCCGGGGAACGGCTCGGCGGGCAGGACGTGGACGGCGAAGATCTGCACCCAGTGCGGCGTGGTGCAGGCGACCCTGCGCTGGACCGAGGACGCGTTGTTCCACTTCCCGAAGCAGTCGCCGGGAACTAGCTCCGCGAGGGTGCGGGTGCTGCCGTCGACCGTCGCGGACAACGGCGTCGTGAGCATGCCGGGACCGGTGTAGCGCAGGATGCACAGGACCTCCCGGTCCCCGTCGCGCCACGCCCGCTTGTCCGGCTGGAGCGAGTACAGCTCCAGGTCGTCGGAGTGGCGGCTCTTCCGCACCCACGTCAGCCGCTTGTGGCAGGCGTCGGTCGCCTGACGGAGGGTCTCCCGCTCGCCGGGGTACGGACCGTCCACGAGCCGGGTCTTGGCGGCGACCTCACCGTCGTGGGGGCGGCGGCACGGCAGCGCCGTGACGAGGCGGTCACCGGTGCTCCCGCTGAATCCGGTGAAGCAGTCGCCGACCCGCAGCGTCGCAATGAACACCTTGCCGCTGCCGCGGATGTGACCGGCGTCGTCGCGGTCCGGCGAGAACAGCGAGCCGATGGCCAGGACCACGGCGAGCGACCAGGCCACGAGCCACAGGGCGGATGCGGCGAGGCCGCCCACCGCCATCCCCTTGCCCGCCTCCCCGCGCCGCGCGATCTGCACGAGCGCCGCGACGCCGAACCCGACCGCGAACGGCACGAGCCCGGTGAGCCCCGTGACCAGCGTGACGATCGCGAGCCTGTTCTTCCGCGGCAGGAGGTCCGGCGGAGGCCCGTCAAACGGTGAGGACGGCACCGGCGGACGCGACGCCGCCTCCCCGCCGGGACGACCCCGCGGCGTGAGCGGCGGCGCCGCCATGGACGGTGGCGTCGCCAAAGGAAGGTGCGCGGCCGGAGGCGATGACGCCCCGCCGTAGGATGACGCGGCCATGGGCGGCGGCGTCGCCAGGGGAGTAGGCGCTTCCAGGGAAGGCGGTGTCATTGGAGGAGTAGGCGCTGCCAAAGGAGGAGGCGTCGCGAAGGGAGTAGGCGCTGCCAGGGGAGGTGCCGCCGGAGGAGAAGGCGTCGCCGGAGGAGAAGGCGTGGCAGGGGGAGAAGACGCTGCAGGGGGAGAAGACGCTGCCGGGGGAGGGGGCGTCGGCGGGGGAGGGGGCTCGGCCATGGAGGCTGACCCGGCCGTGGGCGGGAGCGGGTGCGGGAGCGGGAGGGCCCAGCCCGGTGCGGGCTCGGGCTTCTCCAGGGGCTTCTCCGGGGGGTCGTCGTCCACTGTGCTGGTGCCTTCAGGTACGGATTGGCGGGGGGAGGAGCGGCGCACTCAGGCGCCTGCCGTTGTGAGCGGACAGGTGGCAGGGTGGTGTGCTCACCCCGGGGACGCTATTGAGGGCCCCCGACAAAAGCCGCAAGATACGCAAAGTTCGTAGTCAAGTTGTGATCATGGGAACGTGACAGTTCTGCCCCGTGACTGCCCGGTTCCCCACGGCCCGGCCTGACGGCTCTGCCGGGCTCCGTGGCCGGGACGCCCCGGCCACGGGACCTTCGCCGCGTCCTCGCGGTCGCGGGTTCAGGCCAGCGGCGGCTGGTCCTCGTCGCTTTCCGCCATGATCACCTGCATGACCGCGTTGATCAGTGCCAGGTGCGTGAACGCCTGCGGGAAGTTGCCGAGGTGCCGGCCGGTGTGCGGGTCGATCTCCTCGGCGTACAGCTGCAGCGGGCTCGCGTACGACAGCAGCTTCTCGCACAGCGCCCGCGCCCGCTCCAGCTCACCGATCATCACCAGGGTGCTGACCAGCCAGAACGAGCAGATCGTGAAGGTGCCCTCCTCCGACTCGAACCCGTCGTCGGTCTCCGTCGCCCGGTAGCGCAGGACGAGGTCGTCCTCCGACAGCTCGTCGGCGATGGCGAGAACGGTCTCGCGCACCCGCTTGTCGTCGGCGGGCAGGAAGCCGAGCATCGGGATCAGCAGAGCCGACGCGTCCAGGGCCGTCGCGCCGTAGTGCGCGGTGAACACGCCCCGCTCGTCGAGGGCGTTCGCCATCACGTCCGCGTGGATCTCGTCCGCCGCGGCCTGCCAGCGCAGCGCCCGCTCCTGGTCGCCGCGGACCCGGGCGAGACGCGCGCCGCGGTCGGCCGCCACCCAGCAGAAGATCTTGGACGAGGTGAAGTGCTGCGGCTCCCCGCGCACCTCCCACATGCCGCAGTCGGGCGTCCGCCAGTTGGCGAGGGCGTCCTCGACCTGCTTGACGACGATCTTCCAGAGCCGGTCGTCGAGCCGGTCCCGCTTGCGCACGAACAGG carries:
- a CDS encoding DUF4190 domain-containing protein, which codes for MPSSPFDGPPPDLLPRKNRLAIVTLVTGLTGLVPFAVGFGVAALVQIARRGEAGKGMAVGGLAASALWLVAWSLAVVLAIGSLFSPDRDDAGHIRGSGKVFIATLRVGDCFTGFSGSTGDRLVTALPCRRPHDGEVAAKTRLVDGPYPGERETLRQATDACHKRLTWVRKSRHSDDLELYSLQPDKRAWRDGDREVLCILRYTGPGMLTTPLSATVDGSTRTLAELVPGDCFGKWNNASSVQRRVACTTPHWVQIFAVHVLPAEPFPGRKAVERKAGIACAKSRKTIFKGRRGPEDYSFVYPLKDDWDDGHRKIACLAESVRAPMRRSILPR
- the secD gene encoding protein translocase subunit SecD, translating into MSRATVVRAVLAFAVLAASLYFALSEPARLGLDLRGGTQIVLETQDSPAVKAGRESTDRAREVLRHRVDALGVAEASITRSGDRRLIVELPDVQDPARAAALLGKTAQLTAHPVRPPGSAPGGASADRTIPDESGRPLTIGPAALTGDGIGSASASYDPQGLGGWTVDIRFRGDGGAIWERLTAKAACAAGDERRIAIVLDGKVISSPQVTTGVACGVGITGGSTQITGDFGPKEAKDLAALVEGGSLPVPVKLIEQRVVGPTLGEAAIEASARAAVIGVLLTGLFIVAVYRLAGLLATVALAGYALISYGALVAVGATLTLPGLAGFVLAVGMAIDANVLAFERAREERAAAPGRGPRAALAAGFTKAWSAVADSAVTTLLAGGLLFFLASGPVRGFGVTLTIGVLGSLVSAMLISRVLTDTALARLPRLGRSRAGGLGTPGRIRRWLEEHEPDLMRRRRLWLGVSALAVVLAVAGIASRGLDYGVEFTGGRLVEYSTARPVDIDTARSAVAGAGFPRAVVQASGENGISVRTSAIGDAEARRVQDALAAKGGGAVKQRDELIGPSLGGELRTKAMVALGVALAVQLAYLTIRFRWTFGAGAVLAMLHDVLVVTGVFAWLDKPIDGVFLAALLTVIGYSVNDSVVVFDRIRELRRARPRTPFARVANLGALQTVPRTVNTGMGAVFILAALAVLGGDSLTDFAIALLVGIGVGTYSSVFTATPLAIVFERFSPAPPPDAPPVPEPTRRRAGRAPGDSGAVV